TTCTAATTGCGGTGCAAGACAAGTGGTACCAGGCTTAAGTATTTTTTCGTTGCGTTGGCCCCAAGATAAATGCTGTAAATGTGGCGTAGAAATTAAATAATGATTGGTATAACTAGGAGTGAAAATGATATGAGTAAAGCTATCGAACAGAACATAGGCAGCGTTGCCTTAGTGGTCGAAAACTATGATGATGCCATTGCGTTTTACACTAAAAAACTGCGGTTTGAACTGATTGAAGACCTTGATTTAGGGGGCGGTAAACGTTGGGTATTGATCGCTCCGCCAAACTCTACAGGCACGAGTTTATTATTAGCTCAAGCGAGTAATGAAGAGCAAAAGCGATCTGTGGGTTATCAAACGGGTGGTCGAGTATTCTTGTTTCTACACACCAATGACTTTTGGCGTGACTATGAGCAGATGAAGGCTAATGGTATCGAGTTTACTGAAGCACCAAGGTCGGAAGAATATGGCATGGTGGTCGTATTTAAAGATCTTTATGGTACTAAGTGGGATTTATTGCAATTAATTAAAACCACTGCTTAGGTGGTGTAAGTCGTAACGCCTTTTTGTTGAATAAACTTTGATACGACTCATTAATGTTTGATATTGAAAATGCTAACGTAATCGACAAGTATATTGAACCGTTTGGAGTAAGACACCCTATGATTGCTGTCATATTTGAAGTGCAAATAGCAGCGGGAAAATCCGAAGAATACTTGGATATTGCCGCTGAAATTAAACCGCTGTTAGCTGATATTGATGGTTTTATATCGATTGAACGGTTTCAGAGTTTGACTGACAACAGCAAAATCCTATCATTATCATTTTGGCGTGATGAAGCATCAATTCAACAGTGGCGAAATTTAGAATCTCATCGTTATGCTCAAGTAAAAGGGCGTGGCGGAGTCTTTAGTCACTATCGGCTTAGAGTTGCCGGTGTTATTCGAGATTACGGTATGGAGCAGCGCGAAGAAGCCCCTGATGACAGCCTATTAGCACATCGATCGACTTCAGATTAACGTCGGGGTTTGATTGCTTTATCCGCTATTTTTTCGTGCTTATCGTTCAGCAAGTGATGATGCTGAAATTACAGTAAACCTGAATATAGGGTTATTTCACATGATGTAAAGTGAAAACTTTTCGAATGTTTTCCACTGTAAGTTGATTGCCTTGTGACATCAAAGTCACTAGATTTGAAGCATTGCAGCGGCAAAGCTAGGTTGCCTTGTGATAAGTGTTAAATGTGTTGTAACGACGCGTGAGTCGATGCCAAAATCATTAAAAAGGATAGTGAGGTCACAGATGGAATTGTTACTCAAAGAGCTAACGGCACGTGGTTACGCTGCCACACTGAAAGATCGCAGGATAAATGTAAAGCTAGGAGGTCTGTCGAATAACGGCTCAATTTCGTATGATATTTCGCTCAATCGTTATGTTGTCAAAACTCATGATTTCATTAACGGCAGTATAAACGCACTGATACTGCTTAATGGCTTGTGGACCTATAAAACATCCGATGCCTTTTCTGGCCCATTCTTCATCGCTATGGGGGTGTTTGGATTTTTACTCATTGTTATGACCGAACTAAAGATCAAATCATTACGTGAATTTCTGGACGTGTTTAATCTTGAGTTCGTTGGAAAGTGAGCCCATCCAATTCCCACTGAATCCAGCATCTTCATGCAGGATGGGTATATAAACGTTTTGCTAAAAGAAAAAGAAATAGGCGATAAGTACAAACGACATTAAGGCGCCGATGATCACGGGATAGATCTGATAGCTGTCTCCTGCTCTGCGGGCACGTCTAAAGCACAGGTTAACCAAAATGAGGTTGAAGATCGCGACCATTACAGAGGTTATTGCGCCATGGCGAAAAGATATCTCTTTGAGTTCGATGATCAAGTAAATCAAGATGACCCAATCAAACAGAATAAGATAAAGGAATAGCTTCTGTAATAAATCGGGTCTTTTGCGCTCATATGGTGCTGGCATAGTGATCTCCTTATTCATCACTGAGTACTTAAGTTATCAATCGGTTTAATCTATGCTTTTTGACTCGAGGCAAGGATCTTATTGGTAATCAGAGCGCGCTGCTTTTCGTCCTCTTCCATCCACATAGCACCAATGAAATGTAGCTTGTGGCTGATGTTCTGAGTGCGCATCACTTTGATTGAGTAATATACCTCATCGAACCTAAGGTACAGTTCTTGTTTAGGTTTTAACTCACAAATGCTAATGATGCCGACGCCACCTAAGCCAACGTTCTTTATATTGGCGATGCCTATTTTGGTTTTTGCCCAACAATAGTCTTTGTATAAAGGCAGAGTCACGCCGTCGCAAGCGAGTCGAATATCTTGTAGTTCATCATGGCGTAGACTCACCCTGAGGTGTTCCCGGCTGTCGGCATGGTCATGCTGAGGCGTTGGCGTTTTATCTGCAGGGATAAATTCGCCATGGTTAACTATTGGTTTGTCCATGATAAGGGGTATCTCGTCCGTGGTTGATTTGCCTCAGCAATGTGTTTTGCTTTTATAAGGTTCTCTTTTGGAGCTGGTTTCTCTTGAGGAAGCCCCATCATTTGACGAAGTTGTGTCTCCGCATCCGATGTCATGATGAGCACCTCGATACGGCGGTTTGCAGCTGCAGCGGGATCATCAACATAGGGAGCTTGATCGGCCATACCAGTAATTTGAATAACTTGCTGACGTTTAAGACCACCGTACTCAAGTACTCTGCGCGCGAGTAGCGCCCGTTTGCTCGAGAGTTCCCAGTTAGTGAACTTATTACCCGCATAGGGCGTTGAGTCAGTGTGGCCAGAAA
This window of the Shewanella sp. Choline-02u-19 genome carries:
- a CDS encoding VOC family protein; its protein translation is MSKAIEQNIGSVALVVENYDDAIAFYTKKLRFELIEDLDLGGGKRWVLIAPPNSTGTSLLLAQASNEEQKRSVGYQTGGRVFLFLHTNDFWRDYEQMKANGIEFTEAPRSEEYGMVVVFKDLYGTKWDLLQLIKTTA
- a CDS encoding antibiotic biosynthesis monooxygenase family protein, with product MIAVIFEVQIAAGKSEEYLDIAAEIKPLLADIDGFISIERFQSLTDNSKILSLSFWRDEASIQQWRNLESHRYAQVKGRGGVFSHYRLRVAGVIRDYGMEQREEAPDDSLLAHRSTSD